The Aspergillus luchuensis IFO 4308 DNA, chromosome 6, nearly complete sequence genome segment CCTTCTGCCTCGCTTCTTGCTGGCCTGTCGGTGTGTTAGAGTACCCAATCTGTGAAGGGTAGCGACGTGTCACCTACGTATTCTCTCCGGAATAGCCCTGAATTGTGTTAGAGCTGTCtgcttttctcccttctcccgctcAAGCTCGCTCTGCAAGATCTCACGTTAGCACAGAAAAATTTCATGACAGCATAAGCTCAACATACCTGCTCTTGTTTGAGTTCAGTGTGCTTATGACCAAGTTGTTCAAGCCTGGCCTTTTCACTATTTATCTGCTCTTGCACCTCCTGCACTTCGCCTTTCAGTGTACGGATCTTCTGCGTGGCTCTTTGTCTCTCTGATGCATCCACTGGTTGTGATGTCCAGAATTTAGCTGGCCTCAGAGGCCTAAGCCGGGAGGAAATTGCGTCGTATTCCCTTCGCCGCATAACCGTATAGTTCAGCCTTCCAGAAACCCAGGAAATTAAGCGACCCGTTTTCAAGCGTTCGAAATCATTGTCTGCCATGTCTGCATGACTAATGGGTATCTGGTGGAGGCCCTTTTCGCTACAGAGCATAGCCAGAACTGGATCTGGTCCACTGAGACAATCCTTTGCCCAGCACTCAAATCCGAATTCGCGGAATTCGTCAGCCTCGGCTGCAGAAGGCTGAAGTCTATCTAGTGGTGTGGAACATGTTCGAATACTAATATCAGTCAACTTCTGTTCGCCGCAGAGTATCCTCTGCAAGGTCCTGAAGTCATTCCGGGTTTGCGTAGTGAAGGCCATGAAGTCCGTGCGCTGCAAGAAGGACTCAACAGCGTCGGCGTACTTTGGGTCTTTGATTGAGCATGTAACCACTGGAGGACCGAAAACCTCCTTTTCAAACTTGTCTTGGTTTTGTTGGATCCAATGATAGGCGCGAACGGAATCCGCAGAGAGTCGTCCAAGCTTGTTCTCTTGCTGTCCAGCCTGGGATTCCAAGTTTTGTAACTGACGTTCTGCCTGCTTGATCTGATCGGCTTTCACATTCAAGCTTTCGAAAAGTGGTCGTCGGTCGCTTTTGATCTGGGCCGCCTTTTCCTCAATTTCCCTGATTTCTCGTCGTTTTTCTCTCTGTTTCATGGATTAGCAGAAATAGCCAACATCATCCTGCAAAAACTTACTATTTGCTCGTTATACCACTCCACATCGAAGTCGTCAGGTTTCTCATTCAACTGACGTGTGAGCTTGTTTATCATTTGCTGAATCTTAGTTGCTTCTTGCCTATAGCCTTGCCCGCCCTCTTTCTCGGCATTGATCTCATCGTCAAATCCCTTTATCTCCCGCTCATGTTGTTCAATTGTTCGGCCAGCGTCGGAAGCCGCACGCTCGGCTTCCTCTAGACGACGCGTTTTATACTTGATAACCTCGTCCGTTTCGAGACAGTACTGTTGCTTCGCATTGACGGATCTTAAAGCAGGCTCGAGATCCTCTTTGAGTCGCGCAAGTTCGCGTTCGATTCTTTTAACTTCCCTTctcatattattatacctCTCGTGTCCCTGTTTATACTGTAGAACAGGACGGgccatctccaacatctcGATTTTTCTCTTGATCTGAGCCCTTTGGCGCATCCGCTCAACGTCGGCTCTTTGCATTTCTTGCCGATCCTCAAGGTTCGTCAAAGTGTCACGGTCGCCTTGGTTGTCCGCTTGCAGCTTCTTTTGCTCCGCTCTCAGACGCTTCAGGTTCTCATGCCATTCGATCATTTCCTCGCCAGCAGCGGCTCTTTGGGTTGAATTGAGCAACTCTATTGGTGTCAGAGCTGCGAATTCGGCGACTTTATCCTGGGGAAGGAATTGGCAGAGGTTATCAATCTGGATAGAGAATGATTGTGCTAGCTTCAGCACCTGGGAGCGGGAGGCCTGTTTTCCGTTGATCGTGAACGTGCTTTTATTGCCGTCACGCTTGATGGTTCTAGAAACGACAGGATTGTGACGAGAACCCGGCTTTCCAGCCAGCTCGATCTCAATCGTAGCTTCTCTACAACCATGCTTGACAAACTCTCCCGTGTCTTTTGCACGTCCGAGATGCTAGAAGACCTGTCAGGACACGTGCCATACTGTATACGAAAGGTTACTGTACCTGTGGTCCCCATCCTAAACCAAGACATATCGCGCAAACAAGGGTACTCTTTCCGGTACCATTCGGACCGATAACCATATTCAGCTTTGGGCCAGGGAAGAATTCCGCAGACGTGTAGGTTACGAAGTCCGTCACTCTAATACGCACAATAGCACCTGGCTTATACGCTTCCTGCGGCCCTCCATTAAGCAGACCACTCTGCGATAAAGTCGATTCCGTCCCTGCAGTCTGAGTGCTGGGGTGCTTGCTAGACCCGGACCCTGCTGCATTTGACGCGGCGTACTCATCGGTGTCACGGTCAGCGCTCTCTGATTCTGCAGTATCGCTATCTTGATCATCGTCAGTAGCCTCCCGAGCACTCCTCTTCTGGGCGATCCCATTCTGCGAACCATTCCGGCTTGTTGCTGATTTCGGCGTTGCGGCTTTAGCGCTGCTCTTTTTTGAAAGCTCAGAAATCGACTTCGAAGGACGGTTCACTTCGGTGTTATCTTCGGCGTTTTCAGACTCTTCAGAAGCTTCATCGTTCCCTTCTTGTGGTACATCGCCCAGAGTTTCTACTTCCTCTGCAGCTCCCGCTTGGGCCTCGTTATCGTCCAGGCCGTCGTCCTTCGCGGACTCGTAGTTGCCATCGGCCGTCTCTTTGGAtgcttccctttcctcgTCCTGGCTGGTCGTAGAACCCTCCTGATCGCTGAAGTTCTCATTGCCCGACCCgtcctcaacttcctcttctagCTCCTCATCCCGGATGCCCTGACCGTCGTCTGAGCCCTCCCCCAGTTCCTCTGACCCCCGACCCCCAAAGTCCTGTCCCTCCACCTCATATCCGACCTCTACCATCTCGTCTTCCACATCAGGCTCCTCAGTACTCAATCGTAGCCGTTTACTATCGCCCGAGCGATGCGACGACGTGCGCGAACCCCTCATCGGCCCAGAGGAAGCTCTCTCACTAACACTACCCACATCGTCACCATCGCCGTCATCAGACCGGCGTCGTCGGCGAGAGATCGACCCCCGAGAAGACATATTGAATAGATCGAGTCGCGCAACAACGCATACACTTTAGTTCACCAGCGCATCGACATTGGTGGTGGACGATACTCCGGAAAGGATGAACGGGGCCTGGTAGAAGGCAATGCAAATGAGCGGGGTCCTGAATGGAACCCCAGTAAGTGAATAGATAAAGAACAACCCGAAGGGTAGTATAAAGGATATCAAATCCAAAAAGTAAACGCGGCTCACGCGTGATTTGACGCGATGAGCGGGACAAAGGGAAATACACTCAATCTAACCTCTTTTGGGCTAGGCGGGGATGGGTGGCAGTTTCAAGTGGTCCGCCGCGGAGCTTCGGAGTTGCTTGCAACTTTCTTTGTTGCTATTTCGATCTCGAGAAAGGCCAAGTCTTGGGTAGTTGTTCTTTTTGGtccccttttctctttttgacGTTACCATTCATGGCTTCGAATCAGAAGATTCGCCGGATTGTCCTTACGGGCGCTGTCACGGTCATTACGATTGCTGGTTCGCTTTATGGCGCTGGCATTAAGACCGGGCAACAGGTTACTCAGGTACTTTGCTCTAATCATTACATTTAGCGGTTATTGGCTATTATGTCTGGTCCATATGGGGTATTACAAGTGCTAAAATTGTGGTTATGGTATATAGCAAGCCCAAAAAACCCAAGAAGTTACCATTGACGACCGAATCGACGGCCTCCGAAGCATGCGACAGAATCTGGTATCGAAGAAGGAGCTCGTCGAGAAGCAGCTCCGTGACTTGGACGTGAAGATCGAGGAAAGAAAGCTGAAGAATATGGATGGGCCGAAGAGGGAGCCGCCGaattataagtaataagGGGAATTCTTCGATAAGTTCAGGAGTACAGCAAGCAGGTAGGTGGTTCGTGAAGCCGGGCTGACAGGATGGTCGTTCTCGATGCTTACTGTGGTGTTGGTAGAAGACGCCAATCTACACAGCCTCCTTGTCAGAAAGGCGCTTTGAGCCTTTGATCCCTCTGCGCTGCTTAGCTCTGCTATGTCGTGGCGGTAATGCAGCCTGCTAGCACTCCTTTGCCAAGGGACAGAGCCCGCTCTTCCAAGGCTACATACTCGCGTCCGAAGGGCAAGTAAGTGTGGGATCTTCGCTTCCTCGTGTCCCGCTGCGCTTTGCGACGGTAGACGATGAGCTTCTAGCAGACCTGTGCAGAAGCGGTTGGGAGAAGAGATCATAGTGCTCACAACCGTCGCCCATCTCCTACATGGCGCAAATAGTATGTGGTGTGTTTGGTCGCTTGCACACCAAATACTGGACGACCCTAAAGTGGCTCAATGGCCTCACTGTGGTTCTGTACACGTCAAAACATCTTTCTACCGTCTACGAAGTAACACATCCAGTACTATGAGTACTTAATTTGGGccaccaatgccaccaaCGGTACACCGGCACGACCAGTCAGGTGCAGGTGAATGGAGCCGAAAGAAATCTATGAATTTATATGATATCTCATCCCAAGTGCCAGTAAATCGCGCTATATCCCAATATATACACCAATAGAAAAAACCGCCAAGCCAGATGAGCAAATATTCAAGCGAAAGTATCAACTGTCCAAGATACCTCGCGCAAGAGCAGCGAGACTGGCTTCGTATCTCGCCGGATTATGATCACTGAACATGCCCGAGCCGAACTTTAGTTCTCCGAATAATGCTTCAGTATCTCGAATAAACTTTAGTTGCACTCTTGTTGCGGGCCGGCCTAGCAATGGATAGCCATCCTTGTCCATGTCGGCAGTAAAAGCATTCCGCTGGAGGACACGCATTGTCTCAACCACGAATACCTCTCCCGGCGGCATCAGCTTTGGAGCACGCATTTCGTCTCTGAGCATCTTCAGAGTATCCCAGGCCCAAGCATCTTCCCCAACGTCATTCCCGGCGTGTGTAAGGATAGGCGGTTCATTGACGTAGAATTTGTTGACTATACTCTGCCTCAGGCCCTCCCAGACGCGGAACCGTACGTGAGACTTAGCATTAGAGACATCGCTTTTGAATGCTAGTGACGCCGTATGCATATCATGCAAAATGCCTAGTGAGAGGCTAGGCACCACATCTTGTCCGTTGACAACTGTCGTTATCAGGCCGCGCGTCGCACGGCGCAAGAAGGGGGACATAGTCGAGGGAGGGCCGTAGGCATAGACATGTATCGGCCTtccaggaggaagggaaagggcagCGCTGCTGTCACCCTCATTGCCTCCAGTCAGACGTGGATTTCCTTTCGCAGACTGgtaggaagtagtagtgaaCGATGTCCCAGAACTGTCGTTATTTGGCTCTGCGATCATTGTTGCTAGGAGTGCAGCGACGCCCCCTCCCAGTGAGTGACCGCAGAACACCACACCATAATCAGGAAATTCCTCCAGCGCCGCCCGAATCGTAATCATAACTCGACTGCTTCCACCCATTAATAGCCGTTTTGCAGAGGCATGCATGCCCTTGTGGACTTTCCAACTTCTACCTTGCCATTCGAGATCATCGTAATCACACGTCATGTCCGTAAGGATGTCTTCAAAGCCCCATGTCCCTCTCAGGGTAAGAACTACCGCCTTAGACTCGTGGTCCACAAAAAGGTAATGGACTAGAGGAAAGCCactctctgtctctccagCAGCATTAGTACCACCTGCAGGGTCCACATATGATGATAACAAGATTGTAGAAGCTGGTAGGCCTGCATGGTCCGAGAACTCGCTATGCTCAGGACTGTATGATTCTTGGTAAGGAAGAACCTGCGTCGTCCGTGGGATACCCATAACTTTGAGTGCGCTCGAACCataagaagctgaagagaaGCGACAGAAACGTCTGATGTTGTGCACAAAGTGTTTTTCCGGAAAGATGCCCGGGACGGTACCGTCCCGATTGAGCGCACGAATAGTTTCTATGTCGTCGTATGCACTTTTCCGCGCACGGTGAGCCAGTATGAGGGATGTTTCGGAGCCGGCGGTTGCTAACGAATAGAGACTCGGGGAAAATGAGCCTGACTGCCGGTAGAATACAGGTGATCCCGGCCGAGAATCGTCGTTCAGGGATATCGCCACATCACTTTCTGACCTAGTCAAGGACATAGAGCTGCTGCTACGTACGTGAGCCCTCCTTGGAGTTGGCGTTCCCGGTCGTAGGTCCATTGATTGCCGAGTATAAGCATCCGTCTGTGCCATAAATGACTCATTATTCTTCTCATGTATCATATAATTGTCTGTTCTGGAATTTCTTCCGTGCTTAGTATCGTGAGATGGGCATGACGTAGGAGTCGGGGCGGATTTCACTCGATGTCCTTGCAATGGTATCCTCGGTAAGCCTCTATTTGCCACGGATGCTGAGGACCCGCGGTTGTGTGGTACCGGCGAGTTGTCGAGCTTTTTCGTGGAATTGGTTTGTTTTGGTAATTTTCCGCGCTGGGGTAGGTTCTCTGACGAAGAAGGCGTCTTTGAGAACTTACCAGCATCTTTCTTGTTCGATGGTATAGGCTTCGTCTTCGGCGTGAGCTTCGACAGTGAAGCTTTCTCATGAGAGTCTCTCGACGATTTatttgcttgcttcttcgggGAGATGAGTTGCGGTTTTCTTGCACTGGGCTCAGCACCCACGTGTCTGTCAAC includes the following:
- a CDS encoding uncharacterized protein (COG:S;~EggNog:ENOG410PTQG), which produces MASNQKIRRIVLTGAVTVITIAGSLYGAGIKTGQQVTQQAQKTQEVTIDDRIDGLRSMRQNLVSKKELVEKQLRDLDVKIEERKLKNMDGPKREPPNYK
- a CDS encoding lipase family protein (COG:I;~EggNog:ENOG410PFJM;~InterPro:IPR002921,IPR029058;~PFAM:PF01764;~go_process: GO:0006629 - lipid metabolic process [Evidence IEA]) — encoded protein: MSRFFGFGRAKKQDVEEQTQVDVLRDNDAAHVPATSGLPLLPRPLASMVSFMTQSTSLSLRLGTFVGGLALDSAKATTLTGLELSRAMIEGILTRAGRDVAIRTSGEHGKAEAESLLERSLATLHKTVTSASFFAAASFHLSSTTLSSAANISQSLLSTLDAILGSTESSRAIAAIITLIRREFRSPHTDLGTDKIGVGDLLVGCVGFALLQRWGRTNTQRHLRANNGEETVWDVVILDNGLRADVVGSHQLEMATISYDQPHDSMNRSSFISPGNDEEVFDAVRRPASTIDPDEVPYLSLPPGDQHQVSDEDIRLYIMKQLPQGCRASIRTDLVTARTITVEVYDDATAEISPPPGTTIVKETFGDELDHRHTSGPQVPKHTVVFRTAFNSTRSSDVRPSRSDLAVNHDDNDMEDLSEHQSLGNTRDEMLNADNSLHGMLCVDRHVGAEPSARKPQLISPKKQANKSSRDSHEKASLSKLTPKTKPIPSNKKDAGKFSKTPSSSENLPQRGKLPKQTNSTKKLDNSPVPHNRGSSASVANRGLPRIPLQGHRVKSAPTPTSCPSHDTKHGRNSRTDNYMIHEKNNESFMAQTDAYTRQSMDLRPGTPTPRRAHVRSSSSMSLTRSESDVAISLNDDSRPGSPVFYRQSGSFSPSLYSLATAGSETSLILAHRARKSAYDDIETIRALNRDGTVPGIFPEKHFVHNIRRFCRFSSASYGSSALKVMGIPRTTQVLPYQESYSPEHSEFSDHAGLPASTILLSSYVDPAGGTNAAGETESGFPLVHYLFVDHESKAVVLTLRGTWGFEDILTDMTCDYDDLEWQGRSWKVHKGMHASAKRLLMGGSSRVMITIRAALEEFPDYGVVFCGHSLGGGVAALLATMIAEPNNDSSGTSFTTTSYQSAKGNPRLTGGNEGDSSAALSLPPGRPIHVYAYGPPSTMSPFLRRATRGLITTVVNGQDVVPSLSLGILHDMHTASLAFKSDVSNAKSHVRFRVWEGLRQSIVNKFYVNEPPILTHAGNDVGEDAWAWDTLKMLRDEMRAPKLMPPGEVFVVETMRVLQRNAFTADMDKDGYPLLGRPATRVQLKFIRDTEALFGELKFGSGMFSDHNPARYEASLAALARGILDS
- the SMC5 gene encoding DNA repair ATPase SMC5 (BUSCO:EOG0926071Q;~COG:B,D,L;~EggNog:ENOG410PGSX;~InterPro:IPR003395,IPR027417,IPR027131;~PFAM:PF13476,PF02463;~go_component: GO:0030915 - Smc5-Smc6 complex [Evidence IEA];~go_process: GO:0000724 - double-strand break repair via homologous recombination [Evidence IEA];~go_process: GO:0006281 - DNA repair [Evidence IEA];~go_process: GO:0007062 - sister chromatid cohesion [Evidence IEA]), with translation MSSRGSISRRRRRSDDGDGDDVGSVSERASSGPMRGSRTSSHRSGDSKRLRLSTEEPDVEDEMVEVGYEVEGQDFGGRGSEELGEGSDDGQGIRDEELEEEVEDGSGNENFSDQEGSTTSQDEEREASKETADGNYESAKDDGLDDNEAQAGAAEEVETLGDVPQEGNDEASEESENAEDNTEVNRPSKSISELSKKSSAKAATPKSATSRNGSQNGIAQKRSAREATDDDQDSDTAESESADRDTDEYAASNAAGSGSSKHPSTQTAGTESTLSQSGLLNGGPQEAYKPGAIVRIRVTDFVTYTSAEFFPGPKLNMVIGPNGTGKSTLVCAICLGLGWGPQHLGRAKDTGEFVKHGCREATIEIELAGKPGSRHNPVVSRTIKRDGNKSTFTINGKQASRSQVLKLAQSFSIQIDNLCQFLPQDKVAEFAALTPIELLNSTQRAAAGEEMIEWHENLKRLRAEQKKLQADNQGDRDTLTNLEDRQEMQRADVERMRQRAQIKRKIEMLEMARPVLQYKQGHERYNNMRREVKRIERELARLKEDLEPALRSVNAKQQYCLETDEVIKYKTRRLEEAERAASDAGRTIEQHEREIKGFDDEINAEKEGGQGYRQEATKIQQMINKLTRQLNEKPDDFDVEWYNEQIREKRREIREIEEKAAQIKSDRRPLFESLNVKADQIKQAERQLQNLESQAGQQENKLGRLSADSVRAYHWIQQNQDKFEKEVFGPPVVTCSIKDPKYADAVESFLQRTDFMAFTTQTRNDFRTLQRILCGEQKLTDISIRTCSTPLDRLQPSAAEADEFREFGFECWAKDCLSGPDPVLAMLCSEKGLHQIPISHADMADNDFERLKTGRLISWVSGRLNYTVMRRREYDAISSRLRPLRPAKFWTSQPVDASERQRATQKIRTLKGEVQEVQEQINSEKARLEQLGHKHTELKQEQSELEREKGEKQTALTQFRAIPERIRQQEARQKENQKMFEQMRTRVANLRTEQDQASLRKAEAVIEYANAVENFQKIHEEVIKLKVRHIEGVSDLEVLKARNVEHRQTLEAKHNELKEANQEIKDIGKTVKKLQDDAVKVANLSQQQPDLAELLHTIKDMTMEQFEADIDSEKARLELTHGGNSNVIKEFEERGRQIDKLRDKLADFQKKLDDYNHAINEIRGRWEPKLDSIIKSISDAFSDSFARIGCAGQVTLDKAEEAGPNGEPGDSDFDQWSIQIHVKFREHENLSLLDSHRQSGGERAVSTIFYLMALQSLSASPFRVVDEINQGMDPRNERMVHGRLVDIACAPSETGGGGQYFLITPKLLSGLAYKPGMRVLCIYSGEHMPEDYNLIDFKGAIAKRKAVTGRRTTMGPAASTGSVSVHG